The following proteins are encoded in a genomic region of Rhodoferax aquaticus:
- a CDS encoding LysR family transcriptional regulator — MSTSFKSIRYFIAVAESGSISAAIHELGVSQSVVSQAIAQIEADLGTLLFERRARGMSLTHAGHQFLRHAHQIEVAMRNARDALSSRPHTVTGSLNIGVTSLMVGYYLPFLLERFKRVFPRIDVHITEDRRDYLEHLLVSGELDVALIVVSQLQNYRALATETILRSGWRVWCPVNHRLAGEEKVFASDLAQHALVLLQVDELGDASTALWNDAGSDPKVLIRTSSVEAVRSLVATGAGCSVLPDMLYRPWSLEGDRIEARPLAVALPALDVGLAWRKGAALPESLTNFLTAVRPTLASQNAASTGHIR; from the coding sequence ATGAGCACTTCTTTTAAGAGCATTCGGTATTTCATAGCGGTGGCGGAATCTGGCTCCATATCGGCTGCAATTCACGAGCTGGGGGTGTCTCAGTCGGTGGTTTCGCAGGCTATCGCACAGATTGAGGCGGACCTTGGCACCCTCTTGTTTGAGCGGCGTGCACGCGGTATGTCGCTGACGCATGCGGGGCACCAGTTTCTGCGCCACGCGCACCAAATTGAGGTCGCCATGCGCAACGCACGGGATGCGCTGTCCTCGCGCCCCCACACGGTAACGGGCAGCTTGAATATAGGTGTGACCAGCCTGATGGTGGGTTACTACTTGCCGTTTCTCTTGGAGCGTTTCAAGCGGGTGTTCCCCCGCATAGACGTGCACATCACCGAAGACCGTCGCGATTACCTTGAGCATTTGCTAGTCAGCGGCGAGCTGGATGTCGCCTTGATTGTGGTGTCGCAGTTGCAAAACTACCGGGCCTTGGCAACGGAAACTATTTTGCGCTCGGGCTGGCGCGTGTGGTGCCCGGTGAACCATCGCTTGGCTGGTGAAGAGAAGGTTTTTGCGTCAGACCTCGCGCAACATGCATTGGTGTTACTCCAGGTCGATGAGCTGGGAGACGCGAGCACAGCACTTTGGAACGACGCGGGATCAGACCCCAAGGTGCTGATTCGAACCTCCTCCGTGGAGGCGGTGCGCAGCTTGGTTGCGACCGGGGCAGGTTGTTCGGTGTTGCCTGACATGCTGTACCGCCCATGGTCACTGGAAGGTGACCGTATCGAGGCAAGGCCCTTGGCGGTGGCATTGCCCGCTCTGGACGTGGGCCTGGCGTGGCGAAAAGGGGCTGCGTTGCCCGAGTCACTGACTAATTTTCTAACCGCAGTGCGTCCAACACTGGCGAGCCAGAACGCAGCATCGACGGGACATATTCGCTAG
- a CDS encoding substrate-binding periplasmic protein, with product MNRRNAVVGLSQALTAGVMGLHPGVGFTATQGPSLLRLCFEQADVRPWRTREGTGLNFSLINAVAINVGVRVEYVPLPWKRCLAELKSNAVDGAIGASFKSDRLEMGAYPGGKTPDASKRLYVERYVLVRRKFSAIQWNGRAFSHVDGPVGTQLGYSIGEQLLSMDVLVDDGSSSIAELLQKLMAGRVSAAAVLGNELRYWMRQEPKLADKLEVLPQPLVEKPYFLMFSHRLVETSPALANEFWNSVEQQRKAAPYRLIEAQALEGIAP from the coding sequence ATGAATCGTCGCAACGCCGTGGTTGGCCTATCGCAAGCGCTCACGGCGGGCGTGATGGGTTTGCACCCTGGTGTTGGGTTTACTGCAACACAGGGGCCCAGCCTGCTGCGCTTGTGTTTTGAGCAGGCTGATGTAAGGCCTTGGCGCACCCGGGAGGGAACTGGGCTCAACTTCTCGTTGATAAATGCAGTTGCAATCAACGTAGGGGTGCGCGTGGAGTACGTGCCCTTGCCTTGGAAGCGTTGCCTAGCAGAACTCAAATCAAATGCAGTGGATGGCGCTATTGGGGCCAGCTTTAAGTCAGATAGATTAGAAATGGGCGCCTATCCGGGTGGGAAAACGCCGGACGCGAGCAAGCGCTTGTATGTGGAGCGCTATGTATTGGTACGTAGAAAATTCTCAGCGATCCAATGGAATGGCCGCGCTTTCTCTCACGTCGATGGCCCTGTTGGAACGCAGCTAGGGTATTCCATTGGTGAACAGTTGCTGAGTATGGATGTGCTGGTCGACGATGGAAGTAGCAGCATCGCGGAGTTACTCCAAAAGTTGATGGCTGGGCGGGTGAGCGCTGCCGCAGTATTGGGCAACGAGCTGAGGTACTGGATGCGGCAAGAGCCCAAACTTGCGGATAAGCTCGAAGTGTTGCCGCAGCCATTGGTCGAGAAACCCTACTTTTTGATGTTCTCCCACCGTTTGGTGGAAACCTCGCCCGCGCTCGCCAACGAGTTTTGGAACAGCGTGGAGCAACAGCGCAAGGCAGCGCCTTACCGATTGATAGAAGCGCAGGCATTGGAAGGCATTGCACCTTGA